ACTCAGCCAGAAATACTTCTGTACATCGCTTAATTTCCATAAGCGGCACTTCTGGGTATTTATCAGCATCTAAAATTGAAAAGAAGACAAAACGCTCTACACCCGCAGCTTTTGCAGCTTGAATCAATGCTACTTTGCCTTCCCAGTCCACTTGTTTGATACTCAGTGAATCTGTAGGGCGAGATGTTGACGCATCTATAACTTGAGTTACGCCTTCTAATGCTTCCGCTAGGCTTTCGGGGTAACGTAAATTTCCGGGTACGAGTTCTGCACCCCACTCTTTGAGAAAAGCTGCTTTTTTACTGCTGCGGACAAGGCAGCGTACTTTATATCCCTCATCGATAGCACGACGAGCCACTTGTCTTCCTAAGGTGCCAGTGGCACCGACGATTAATAATGTCATGAGGGTTGTAATAAATTTTAATGTTTTATGAAAAGAATGTTATCAGAATAACCTATGCAAACAAAACTTTACATCTTTTCTCAGAAAATCTATTCATTTAGATAGACTCATGAAAAAATAGCTGTCCGGTTAACGGACAAGCTTTTTTCTCATTTCGATGAAAAAGGGAGTAGGGAATGGGGGAGTGGAGTAATAACTCTTAACTCATCACTCTTAACTCAGCACTAATTATTCTTCTCCGCCTTGAATTTTCAGCAACAACGCGCCTAAGCCCCAACCTACGAAAATTAGACTGAAAGATAATAGAGCTGCATTCAAAATTTCGCCGCCCATTGGTGTGATTCTCCTTATGCAAAGTGGTGTGTAAACTAGGTCTACCAGAAGCTTTTCAACAGTTGCTAGGATTAGACCTGTGTAAACAATTTTAAACTAGTTTAGCAAGTAATCCCTACTGGCTTGGGGGGCAATCCCTACTGTTGGAAAAAGGGGAAATGGGGAAATGGGGAAAACTTTATGATAATAATTGTGAAGAAAATTTATGTATCAAGCTAATTTAATAAACTCTGTCAAAGAAAATCGTCCGCGTTTGGTGCTGACGCTGGGAGATCCGGCGGGTATTGGGCCGGAGGTGATTTTGAAAGCTTTAGCAGATCAGGAAATTAGTCAAAAATATGACGTTACAGTGGTGGGTAACAGGGATGTTTTGACACAGAGCTATGGCAAACTGAATTTAACTGAGAATTTAGCACCTTTGGCAAATCCAGATGATTTGTCAGTCCGCGATGTGCAGTTGGATGAGAAGATTCAAGGTGAAATTATCCCAGGAATCGGTAATGCGGCCAGTGGTGCGGCCAGTTTTGCCTATATGGAATATGCGATTGCTCAAACATTGGCTGGTAAATTTGATGCTATTGTCACAGGGCCCATCGCTAAATCTGCTTGGAAAGCCGCAGGATATAATTATCCAGGGCAAACGGAACTTTTGGCACAAAAGTCAGGTGTTGACCGTTTTGGGATGTTATTCGTAGCGCGATCGCCCCATACTGGTTGGACACTCCGCGCAATACTAGCTACCACACATATTCCCCTACGTCAAGTAGCAGATGTCTTGACACCGCAGTTGTTGACACAAAAACTAGATTTGTTGGTGGAGTGTTTGGAACAAGATTTTGGGATAGAAAATGGGAGAATTGCGATCGCCGGGTTAAATCCCCACAGTGGCGAACAGGGACAACTTGGGCA
This Nostoc sp. C052 DNA region includes the following protein-coding sequences:
- a CDS encoding PetM family cytochrome b6-f complex subunit 7, whose amino-acid sequence is MGGEILNAALLSFSLIFVGWGLGALLLKIQGGEE
- the pdxA gene encoding 4-hydroxythreonine-4-phosphate dehydrogenase PdxA; the protein is MYQANLINSVKENRPRLVLTLGDPAGIGPEVILKALADQEISQKYDVTVVGNRDVLTQSYGKLNLTENLAPLANPDDLSVRDVQLDEKIQGEIIPGIGNAASGAASFAYMEYAIAQTLAGKFDAIVTGPIAKSAWKAAGYNYPGQTELLAQKSGVDRFGMLFVARSPHTGWTLRAILATTHIPLRQVADVLTPQLLTQKLDLLVECLEQDFGIENGRIAIAGLNPHSGEQGQLGHEEQDWLIPWLEQERQNRPQLQLDGPIPPDTMWVKPGQAWYGNSLVQNPADGYLALYHDQGLIPVKLMAFDRAVNTSIGLPFVRTSPDHGTAFDIADKGIADATSMKAAIHLAAELVSQRLAVNTVRLRQETR